In Liquorilactobacillus hordei DSM 19519, the following proteins share a genomic window:
- the murB gene encoding UDP-N-acetylmuramate dehydrogenase, which translates to MKQIQELFVEKFTEEKIKIEKSLSAYTNTKTGGPAEILAFPTESEDIRGMIAIANEYQLQITVIGNASNLIVREKGIRGLVIILTKMNNVKIIDNTVVAEAGSALIGVTERAYEAGLTGMEFAAGIPGSVGGAVFMNAGAYGGEIKQVVSEVEVLTPEGKTKTYTNEQMLFSYRHSRIQDEKDIVLSAIFKLQSGEKKEIREKMDNFNFLRGAKQPLEYPSCGSVFKRPEGHFTGKLIHDAGLQGFMIGGAQISLKHAGFIVNRGNATAADYIAVIDHIKKVIKQKFAVELETEVRIIGEK; encoded by the coding sequence ATGAAGCAGATACAAGAATTATTTGTAGAAAAATTTACGGAAGAAAAAATAAAAATCGAAAAATCGCTATCAGCATATACTAATACGAAAACTGGTGGTCCAGCAGAGATTCTTGCTTTTCCAACAGAGTCTGAAGATATTCGTGGAATGATTGCTATTGCGAATGAATATCAATTGCAAATAACCGTTATAGGAAATGCAAGTAATCTGATTGTAAGAGAGAAAGGTATCAGAGGTTTAGTAATAATCTTAACAAAAATGAACAATGTAAAAATTATAGATAATACCGTTGTTGCAGAGGCTGGTTCGGCATTGATAGGAGTTACAGAACGTGCATATGAGGCTGGTTTGACAGGAATGGAATTTGCTGCTGGAATTCCTGGTAGTGTCGGAGGCGCTGTTTTTATGAATGCTGGTGCATATGGTGGAGAAATAAAGCAGGTAGTTAGTGAAGTTGAGGTTTTAACACCTGAAGGAAAAACAAAAACATATACGAATGAGCAAATGCTTTTTTCGTACAGACATAGTAGAATTCAAGATGAGAAAGATATTGTTTTAAGTGCAATTTTTAAATTACAAAGTGGGGAGAAAAAAGAAATTAGAGAGAAAATGGATAACTTTAATTTCTTAAGAGGCGCTAAGCAGCCACTAGAATATCCTTCTTGTGGTAGTGTTTTTAAAAGGCCAGAGGGACATTTTACAGGTAAATTAATTCACGACGCAGGGCTGCAAGGATTTATGATTGGCGGAGCGCAGATTTCGCTTAAACATGCAGGCTTTATTGTTAATCGAGGAAATGCTACGGCAGCTGATTACATTGCTGTGATAGATCATATTAAAAAAGTTATTAAGCAGAAATTCGCTGTTGAATTAGAAACAGAGGTTAGAATTATCGGAGAAAAATAA
- a CDS encoding 3'-5' exonuclease: MNFVAFDFETANAKRNSACSIALTVVKNNQVVDELYSLIDPQAAFHWRNTQIHGIAEKDILGAPNFAELWPHISNFFTKDKLIIAHNATFDCSVLSHTLQLYNLPVPNYLVLDTLATSRNLFSLENYKLNTICSNLDITLNHHHNALDDSRACADILLYQIKNYGVDKVSNYIKLK; encoded by the coding sequence ATGAATTTTGTTGCATTTGATTTTGAAACAGCTAATGCTAAAAGAAATAGTGCATGTTCAATCGCACTCACTGTAGTTAAAAATAATCAAGTAGTTGATGAACTCTATTCTTTAATTGATCCTCAAGCAGCTTTTCATTGGCGTAATACCCAAATACATGGTATAGCTGAAAAAGATATCCTTGGAGCCCCGAATTTTGCAGAACTATGGCCTCATATATCAAACTTTTTTACAAAAGATAAATTAATTATTGCTCATAATGCAACTTTCGACTGTAGCGTCCTAAGTCATACACTTCAACTGTATAACTTACCTGTTCCCAACTATTTAGTACTCGATACACTTGCAACAAGCCGCAACCTTTTTAGCTTAGAAAACTACAAACTTAATACAATTTGTTCAAATCTTGATATCACGCTCAACCATCATCATAATGCACTAGATGATAGTCGGGCTTGTGCTGATATTTTACTGTATCAGATTAAAAACTATGGTGTGGATAAAGTGTCAAATTACATCAAACTAAAATGA
- a CDS encoding ammonium transporter translates to MNAANTTFLIISCVLVFFMTPGLAFFYGGLVSKKNVVNTMFSVFVICGVAVLLYAAVGYELSFNGDVGGIIGTVKHFFLDGLNLAQLQSKELGINVGTFLLFQMMFAIITPALFVGAIVGRMRFNFLLVFIILWSLFIYYPMVHMVWSGSGLLASYGVLDFAGGTVVHINAGVTALVLSVFLGKRIDFGKNKQTHYNLPWVLLGTTILWIGWYGFNAGSALGMTEIAVQAFLTTTVATAAALVTWMVLDMIVVGKPTLEGACTGTICGLVGITPATGFVTGAGAFWIGALSAIVSYLFITYVKPKLKYDDPLDAFGCHGVSGIVGSILTGAFASKVANSSISNGLFYGGGFKQLLIQIGGTLFTIIFVTIVASILIVILKLFMKIRVEESDEITGLDQSEHGEIADYTVSTTSSDVQKYGQEFQGQLAHLNNPQD, encoded by the coding sequence ATGAATGCAGCTAATACTACATTTTTGATTATTTCATGTGTGCTAGTTTTTTTTATGACACCTGGGTTAGCTTTTTTCTATGGTGGATTGGTTTCCAAAAAAAATGTTGTTAATACAATGTTTTCAGTTTTTGTAATTTGTGGAGTTGCTGTTTTACTTTATGCCGCGGTTGGCTACGAACTCTCATTCAATGGAGATGTAGGTGGCATAATCGGAACCGTTAAACATTTCTTCTTAGATGGATTAAACTTGGCTCAATTACAGTCAAAAGAACTTGGAATTAATGTAGGAACATTTTTATTATTTCAGATGATGTTTGCTATTATTACACCCGCACTTTTTGTTGGGGCAATAGTTGGTAGAATGAGGTTTAATTTCTTACTTGTGTTTATTATTTTGTGGTCACTCTTCATTTACTACCCAATGGTACATATGGTATGGAGTGGTAGTGGTTTGCTTGCTTCATATGGTGTTTTGGATTTTGCTGGTGGAACAGTTGTTCATATTAATGCAGGTGTGACAGCCTTAGTACTTTCGGTATTCCTTGGTAAGAGAATTGATTTTGGAAAAAATAAACAAACACATTATAATTTACCATGGGTATTGTTGGGTACAACGATTCTTTGGATTGGATGGTACGGGTTTAATGCTGGTTCAGCTCTAGGAATGACAGAAATTGCTGTACAGGCATTCTTGACAACAACTGTTGCAACAGCAGCTGCATTAGTTACATGGATGGTTTTGGATATGATTGTTGTTGGAAAACCAACACTGGAAGGTGCATGTACTGGAACAATTTGTGGACTTGTTGGGATTACTCCAGCTACAGGTTTTGTAACAGGAGCAGGGGCATTTTGGATTGGAGCTTTAAGTGCAATTGTCAGTTACCTATTCATAACATATGTTAAACCCAAATTGAAGTATGATGATCCGTTAGATGCTTTTGGTTGCCATGGTGTTTCAGGGATTGTAGGTTCAATCTTAACGGGTGCATTTGCAAGCAAAGTTGCTAACAGTTCCATCAGTAATGGTTTGTTTTATGGTGGGGGTTTTAAACAATTATTGATTCAAATCGGAGGTACATTATTTACAATCATTTTTGTCACAATTGTTGCAAGTATCCTTATAGTTATCTTGAAACTTTTCATGAAGATTCGTGTTGAAGAAAGTGATGAGATAACGGGTCTTGACCAATCTGAACATGGTGAAATTGCTGATTATACAGTCTCAACAACTAGTTCAGATGTCCAAAAATACGGTCAAGAATTTCAAGGTCAATTAGCTCACTTAAATAATCCTCAAGATTGA
- a CDS encoding ISL3 family transposase — protein MSQDYSIENILQIQDPNIKCISIDNSDPKKQVIHAKLTYSIKRCPLCGQSQVVRFGTNLINVRMPPIKERPVILKLLKQRYLCKRGQHTFSAETSLVKPHCQISEDTKQMIILQLTKDRSITDIAEELNVSPVAVNRVLDSLAIQTKTALLTLPTTLCFDEFRSTGHQMSFIAIDGDTHRLVSVLPNRLNRSIQNHFESNYSLAERRKVKQVVIDFNAQYQSVIHIIFPEAKVIADNFHLVQMGLQALNQTRVQLMHRFTQNSREYRVLKHHWRLFLKTYSGLNQRKPQWFAHLKNWFTQEQLVWQGLELDSTYQHTYFVAHSLVDALRKRDYLKFIKTLNRADKVSPQLETTIKTYRKYLPLIKNMMASNYSNGPLEGVNRKIKQIKRTAYGYRNWSHFYTRIRIEFTIRIKKRKPIRK, from the coding sequence ATGTCCCAAGACTATTCTATCGAAAATATACTTCAAATCCAAGACCCAAATATTAAATGTATCAGTATTGACAATTCTGATCCCAAGAAACAAGTCATTCATGCCAAATTAACTTATTCGATAAAGCGCTGTCCACTTTGTGGCCAATCCCAAGTAGTCCGTTTTGGAACTAATTTGATCAACGTCAGGATGCCACCTATCAAAGAACGACCAGTTATCTTAAAACTGCTTAAACAACGTTATCTGTGCAAAAGAGGGCAACATACTTTTAGTGCTGAAACGTCGCTAGTTAAACCACACTGTCAAATCTCAGAAGATACCAAACAGATGATTATTCTACAGCTTACTAAAGATCGTAGTATTACTGATATTGCAGAGGAATTAAATGTTTCACCAGTGGCAGTTAATCGAGTACTTGATTCATTAGCGATTCAGACTAAGACCGCCTTGCTTACCTTACCAACTACGTTGTGTTTTGATGAATTTCGCTCCACTGGTCATCAGATGAGTTTTATTGCCATTGATGGTGATACACATCGGCTAGTTTCTGTTTTACCTAATCGCCTTAATCGAAGTATCCAAAATCACTTTGAAAGTAACTATTCCTTAGCTGAACGTAGGAAAGTTAAACAAGTAGTTATTGATTTCAATGCACAGTATCAATCCGTAATTCACATAATTTTTCCAGAAGCAAAAGTTATCGCCGATAACTTTCATCTAGTTCAAATGGGACTCCAAGCACTGAACCAGACACGCGTACAGTTAATGCATCGATTCACTCAAAATTCACGAGAATATCGAGTTCTCAAACATCACTGGCGTTTATTTTTAAAAACTTATTCTGGCTTAAATCAACGTAAACCACAATGGTTTGCGCATTTAAAGAACTGGTTCACCCAAGAACAATTAGTCTGGCAAGGTCTTGAGTTAGATTCAACCTACCAACACACTTACTTCGTTGCGCATTCCCTAGTTGATGCCTTAAGAAAGCGTGATTATTTAAAGTTCATTAAAACACTAAATCGAGCTGACAAAGTCAGCCCACAGCTTGAAACTACAATAAAGACCTATCGCAAATATCTACCATTAATTAAAAACATGATGGCAAGCAACTATTCAAATGGCCCACTAGAAGGTGTTAATCGCAAAATCAAACAAATTAAACGCACGGCATACGGCTATAGAAACTGGTCACATTTTTACACCCGGATTAGAATTGAATTTACGATTCGAATAAAAAAAAGAAAACCAATTCGAAAATGA
- a CDS encoding IS1182 family transposase, with protein sequence MYNNYNINQTVLSIKTDWEPKENHPARMINQIVEDLKIKDPYIFGRPRKYDLRVLLKLILFAYTKGIFSSRRINTLAEENLAARWLTQEQVPAYRTICRFRISDEVENLINQCIQKLTKYLKQNNFIDEVTFIDGTKILADANKYSFVWRKNTVRFDKLNRSAIISLLKELNEAKFKCQLPVETDLTLETLDEIILRLENNLKDLNKKIEKEHTSPNPDKSRRRKLKSLKRKLKLRQTKLLEYKIQTGIYGKRNSYSKTDHDATFMRVKEDSMLNGQLKPAYNLQIATSKQFVTAFGIFQNPGDTKTLIPFLQQQQAAGTLGKYIVADAGYGSESNYRYFEDELPEHTALIPYGTMLKENSRKWQSDDRKIMNWTYHPKDDYFIDPQGVRFSFYTYRKRKDKYGFVREFKEYKANKYDNDFQIDHRAFTKSGNLRKISINDAWEYFKAKERKLLSNHQTGSIYGRRKIDVESVFGGLKACLGFKRFSVRGLEKVKKEAGIALMAMNIRKLVAKVTNYNCSINKKKRLAKIKERFSLISSILKDLWHSPIYLFLTNVFYKSILSV encoded by the coding sequence ATGTATAATAATTATAACATAAATCAGACTGTACTTAGTATCAAAACTGACTGGGAACCAAAAGAAAATCATCCTGCACGGATGATTAATCAAATAGTTGAAGACCTTAAAATTAAAGATCCCTACATCTTTGGACGTCCGCGTAAGTATGATCTGCGTGTACTTTTAAAATTAATTTTGTTTGCGTACACAAAAGGTATCTTCAGTAGTCGTCGTATTAATACCTTGGCAGAAGAGAATTTGGCAGCCCGCTGGCTGACGCAAGAACAAGTTCCAGCCTACCGAACAATTTGTCGTTTTAGAATTTCAGATGAAGTTGAGAACTTGATCAATCAATGCATTCAAAAACTAACCAAATATCTAAAGCAAAATAACTTTATTGATGAGGTTACTTTTATTGATGGAACTAAAATTTTGGCTGATGCCAATAAGTATAGTTTTGTTTGGCGTAAGAATACTGTTCGTTTTGACAAGCTTAATCGCTCTGCGATTATATCCCTTCTGAAAGAATTAAATGAAGCTAAGTTTAAATGCCAGCTCCCAGTAGAGACAGATCTTACTTTAGAAACGCTTGATGAAATTATCTTGCGGTTAGAGAATAACTTGAAAGATCTGAATAAAAAGATTGAAAAGGAGCACACCTCTCCAAACCCAGACAAGTCCAGACGTCGAAAACTGAAATCGTTAAAACGAAAACTTAAGTTACGCCAAACTAAGTTATTGGAATATAAAATACAAACTGGAATTTATGGTAAACGAAATAGTTATTCGAAAACAGACCATGATGCGACTTTTATGCGTGTTAAAGAAGATTCAATGCTCAACGGACAGCTAAAACCGGCTTATAATCTACAAATCGCCACAAGTAAACAATTTGTAACTGCCTTTGGCATTTTTCAAAATCCAGGAGATACCAAAACATTAATTCCCTTTTTACAGCAGCAACAAGCAGCTGGAACTTTAGGTAAGTATATTGTGGCCGATGCAGGATACGGTTCAGAATCAAATTATCGATACTTTGAAGATGAATTACCTGAACATACAGCGTTGATTCCGTATGGGACAATGTTGAAAGAAAATAGTCGCAAATGGCAAAGCGATGACCGTAAGATCATGAATTGGACATATCACCCTAAAGATGATTATTTTATTGATCCGCAAGGAGTTAGATTTAGTTTTTATACTTACCGTAAGCGCAAAGACAAGTACGGGTTTGTACGTGAATTTAAAGAGTATAAGGCAAACAAATATGATAATGATTTTCAAATTGACCACCGAGCGTTCACTAAAAGCGGAAATCTTCGCAAAATAAGTATTAATGACGCTTGGGAGTACTTCAAAGCTAAGGAACGCAAGTTGCTTTCAAATCACCAAACTGGTTCAATTTATGGACGACGTAAAATAGATGTCGAATCAGTTTTTGGTGGATTGAAGGCTTGTTTGGGTTTTAAAAGATTTTCGGTTAGAGGTCTTGAGAAGGTAAAAAAGGAAGCTGGAATTGCCTTGATGGCAATGAACATTAGAAAATTGGTGGCAAAGGTTACCAACTATAACTGTTCTATAAACAAAAAGAAGAGATTAGCGAAAATCAAAGAACGATTTTCACTAATCTCTTCTATTTTGAAGGACTTATGGCACAGCCCCATCTATTTATTTCTCACAAACGTGTTCTACAAGTCAATATTATCCGTCTAA
- a CDS encoding LTA synthase family protein has protein sequence MGSVLNKIKNVLNTKNGFFILLVVCFWIKTYWAYQTKFNLGVTGGIQEAILMLNPLPFGLLLLGIALYFRGKKSYWILMIINLLSSLLLFSNILYYREFSDFLSVGIIKSSGSVSNNLGLSIMEIIHPSDFLVFLDVIILSLLLIFKVIKVDKRRPNFKVAGVITALSVILFAVNMTISEKDRPQLLTRTFDNNYIVKYLGLNFYTGYNVYETYKESSTRANASSNDLKSVLSYLKKNRSSSNISYFGKAKGKNVFIFHLESFQQFLINYKVDGKEVTPNINKFYSDSNTLSFDNFFNQVGQGKTSDAETMLENSLFGLPSGSVMTQYGTSNTFQALPAILDQKGYSTAAFHGDVGSFWNRDNTYKSWGYQYFFDDDYYKQKTDYSVGYGLKDKIFLKQATKYIQQLPQPFYAKLITVTNHYPYELDKQNQSIAKTTTGDKTVDGYVQTAHYLDQAFGEFISYLKKSGLYNNSMIVVYGDHYGISNNHKKAIAQLLGKKSVSSYDLAMFQKVPFMIHLNGLKGGVNHTYGGEIDVMPTLEDLLGIDSSNMIQLGNDLLSENRNQTVAFRDGDYVSPTYSKIGSKVYDSSGNLINNLTTEQKKQVNSMQSHTDKVLSLSDKIVTGDLLRFYTPSGFKKVNKSDYSYKYVDGIKNLKAAQKKGTSLVEKYGGSTLNLFKTDAPELK, from the coding sequence ATGGGGTCGGTCTTAAACAAGATTAAGAATGTCCTGAACACCAAAAATGGATTTTTTATTTTATTAGTGGTTTGTTTCTGGATTAAAACTTATTGGGCTTACCAGACGAAGTTCAATTTGGGGGTTACTGGTGGAATTCAAGAAGCAATTCTGATGTTGAATCCACTTCCGTTTGGATTGTTACTTTTGGGAATTGCACTGTATTTCAGAGGTAAAAAGTCGTATTGGATTTTAATGATAATTAATTTATTGTCATCACTTTTATTATTTTCCAATATTCTTTACTATCGAGAATTCTCAGATTTTTTGTCTGTGGGAATAATTAAGTCTTCAGGCTCAGTTTCAAATAACTTAGGGCTTAGTATTATGGAAATCATACATCCAAGTGATTTCTTAGTGTTTTTAGATGTTATAATTTTGAGCTTACTTTTGATTTTTAAAGTCATCAAAGTAGATAAAAGAAGACCAAATTTCAAAGTAGCTGGTGTAATTACAGCATTGTCAGTGATTTTGTTTGCAGTTAATATGACAATTTCTGAGAAAGACAGACCACAGTTGTTAACAAGAACATTTGATAATAACTATATAGTAAAGTATCTAGGGCTGAATTTTTATACTGGATATAATGTTTATGAGACGTATAAAGAAAGTTCAACTAGAGCAAATGCAAGCAGCAATGATTTGAAGAGTGTATTGTCTTATCTGAAGAAGAATAGATCTTCCTCAAATATTTCGTACTTTGGTAAGGCTAAAGGAAAAAATGTATTTATCTTTCACTTGGAGAGTTTTCAGCAATTTTTGATTAATTATAAGGTAGATGGAAAAGAAGTTACACCAAATATCAATAAGTTTTATTCTGACAGTAATACACTGTCTTTTGACAATTTCTTTAACCAAGTTGGGCAAGGGAAAACCTCAGATGCTGAAACGATGTTGGAAAATTCGCTTTTTGGTTTACCATCGGGTTCAGTGATGACGCAATATGGGACTTCGAACACTTTCCAGGCGTTGCCCGCTATCTTAGATCAAAAAGGCTATTCGACGGCAGCTTTTCATGGTGATGTAGGAAGTTTTTGGAATAGAGATAATACCTATAAGTCATGGGGCTATCAATATTTTTTTGATGACGACTATTACAAGCAAAAAACGGATTATAGTGTAGGGTATGGACTGAAGGATAAAATTTTCTTGAAACAAGCTACTAAATATATTCAACAGTTACCACAGCCATTTTATGCGAAGTTGATTACTGTTACAAATCACTATCCTTATGAATTAGATAAACAAAATCAATCTATTGCTAAGACTACAACGGGTGATAAGACTGTCGATGGCTACGTGCAAACGGCACATTATTTGGATCAAGCGTTTGGCGAATTTATTTCTTATTTGAAAAAATCAGGATTATATAACAATTCGATGATTGTTGTTTATGGTGATCACTATGGTATTTCAAACAATCATAAAAAAGCTATTGCCCAATTATTGGGTAAGAAGTCGGTTTCAAGTTATGATTTAGCCATGTTCCAAAAAGTTCCATTTATGATCCATTTGAATGGTTTAAAGGGTGGCGTTAACCACACTTATGGTGGTGAAATTGACGTGATGCCAACGTTAGAGGATTTATTAGGAATTGATTCTTCCAACATGATTCAGCTGGGGAATGATTTGCTTTCTGAAAATAGAAATCAAACAGTTGCATTTAGAGATGGTGACTATGTTTCGCCAACGTATTCTAAGATTGGAAGCAAAGTGTATGATAGTAGTGGTAATTTAATTAATAATCTAACTACTGAACAAAAGAAACAAGTTAACTCTATGCAATCTCATACAGATAAGGTTCTCTCTTTGTCGGATAAGATTGTTACAGGAGACCTTTTGAGGTTTTATACACCTTCTGGATTTAAGAAGGTTAATAAGAGTGATTATAGTTACAAGTATGTCGATGGAATTAAGAATTTAAAAGCTGCTCAGAAGAAAGGTACAAGTTTAGTTGAAAAATATGGAGGTTCAACTTTAAACCTGTTTAAAACAGATGCACCTGAGCTGAAGTAA
- a CDS encoding YkuJ family protein, translating into MEISQLAAIISRLDGMIKEQSDEVQSRRFEKDGRELGVISYDKETDTFILEELADKQKFEFDNIDLAAMEIYDLLND; encoded by the coding sequence ATGGAGATTTCACAATTAGCAGCAATAATTTCACGCTTAGATGGGATGATTAAGGAACAAAGTGATGAGGTTCAGAGTAGACGGTTTGAAAAGGATGGGCGTGAACTAGGAGTTATCAGTTATGACAAGGAGACAGACACGTTTATTCTTGAGGAACTAGCCGATAAGCAGAAGTTTGAGTTTGATAATATTGATTTAGCTGCAATGGAAATTTATGATTTGTTGAACGATTAA
- a CDS encoding lysylphosphatidylglycerol synthase transmembrane domain-containing protein produces the protein MTRKNKIVLLLMFIFGSIILGFSLRDISFGSLMHDVSALKWEWLLVAFASMGLSLLTEAVVVKILLHREGSKFSWRDTIRIPLIEQLFNGITPFSSGGQPAQLFALLQSGIDAGRATSVLLMKFVVYQSMIVINFVFALFVGFHLIADKMHALSILFIFGFVVHLVVILALLLVMYWYDFTKKLVKLLFKPVKWFSNSERYMKWEVAIDEKIDNFYEESIRLKGNWKLLLKISLLTLVQLSFYYVIPYFILLALNVSHAQLLLVITLHILIVMVISLFPIPGGSGGAEYSFSMIFSTFITNSSKLVLAMILWRFVTYYFGMILGMIALIIPPKNREK, from the coding sequence ATGACAAGAAAAAATAAAATCGTCTTATTATTAATGTTTATTTTCGGAAGCATTATTTTAGGATTTTCTTTACGCGATATCTCATTTGGATCACTAATGCATGATGTGTCTGCTCTTAAATGGGAATGGTTGCTGGTTGCTTTTGCAAGCATGGGACTATCTTTACTAACTGAGGCAGTTGTTGTTAAGATATTATTGCATCGTGAAGGATCGAAGTTTAGTTGGCGAGACACTATCAGAATCCCTTTAATTGAACAGCTTTTTAATGGGATTACACCTTTTTCTTCTGGTGGACAACCCGCGCAACTGTTTGCACTCTTACAATCAGGAATTGATGCTGGTAGAGCGACATCAGTTCTTTTAATGAAGTTTGTAGTATATCAATCTATGATTGTCATTAATTTTGTATTCGCATTGTTCGTGGGGTTCCATTTGATAGCGGATAAGATGCATGCTCTTTCTATTTTATTTATTTTTGGTTTTGTAGTACATCTAGTAGTTATACTAGCACTGCTATTGGTAATGTACTGGTATGACTTTACAAAGAAATTAGTCAAGCTATTGTTTAAGCCAGTAAAATGGTTTTCCAATTCTGAACGTTATATGAAATGGGAAGTGGCAATTGATGAAAAAATTGATAATTTCTATGAGGAGAGTATACGTTTAAAGGGTAATTGGAAGCTATTACTGAAAATAAGTTTATTAACACTTGTGCAACTGTCTTTTTATTACGTAATACCTTACTTTATCTTACTAGCACTAAATGTTTCTCATGCTCAATTATTGTTGGTTATAACATTACATATTCTTATCGTAATGGTTATTTCCCTTTTTCCAATTCCGGGTGGCTCAGGCGGTGCAGAATATAGTTTTTCAATGATTTTTTCAACATTCATTACTAATTCTAGTAAGTTGGTGTTGGCCATGATTTTATGGCGCTTTGTGACTTATTACTTTGGAATGATTCTTGGAATGATTGCATTAATTATTCCACCTAAAAACAGAGAAAAGTAA
- a CDS encoding glycosyltransferase family 4 protein, with translation MLKIQMFSSATKVKGQGVGSAYTELIDLLRKKLSGKLEISINKFSRSDISHYHTIDPLFFLTTFFPGRGRKIGYVHFLPETLEGSLKLPWLIKKIVYRYVIAFYRRMDQLVVVNPIFIKDLEKYGIAKEKITYIPNFVSRDVFFPQGTEDKRSIRASLGINQNKFVVLGVGQVQERKGVPDFIELAKKLPEVQFIWVGGFSFGKITDGYEELKRVVDNPPENLIFPGIVDREKMNDYYNIADVFLLPSYNELFPMSILEAFSTGTPVVLRSLELYEVILKGYYLDAKDVSEFELVLRNLANTPELVSKMSRKSLDASNYYSEDNLAKIWYDFYYQQTEMVK, from the coding sequence ATGTTGAAGATTCAAATGTTTTCTTCTGCCACAAAAGTTAAAGGACAAGGTGTTGGCAGTGCCTACACAGAGTTAATTGATTTGTTGCGTAAAAAGTTATCAGGAAAACTAGAAATATCAATTAATAAATTTAGCAGATCTGATATAAGCCATTACCATACGATTGATCCGCTCTTCTTTTTGACGACTTTTTTTCCAGGAAGAGGTCGGAAGATTGGTTATGTTCACTTTTTACCTGAAACACTTGAAGGTAGCTTGAAGTTGCCTTGGCTTATTAAAAAAATTGTTTACCGATATGTGATTGCATTTTATCGAAGAATGGATCAACTGGTAGTTGTTAATCCAATCTTTATAAAGGATCTTGAAAAGTATGGTATTGCAAAAGAAAAAATAACATATATTCCAAATTTTGTTTCGCGAGATGTCTTTTTTCCTCAAGGGACTGAAGATAAAAGAAGTATTAGGGCGAGTCTTGGAATTAATCAAAATAAATTTGTTGTTTTGGGAGTTGGTCAAGTTCAGGAACGAAAGGGTGTTCCTGATTTTATTGAACTGGCCAAGAAATTACCAGAAGTTCAATTCATTTGGGTTGGGGGATTTTCTTTTGGAAAAATTACAGATGGATATGAGGAGCTTAAGAGGGTGGTTGATAATCCGCCAGAAAATCTTATTTTTCCAGGAATAGTTGATCGAGAGAAGATGAATGATTATTATAATATAGCTGATGTTTTCTTACTACCATCATATAATGAACTTTTTCCAATGAGTATACTAGAAGCATTTAGTACCGGAACACCAGTTGTTTTGCGTTCGCTTGAATTATATGAGGTTATCTTGAAGGGGTATTACTTAGATGCTAAGGACGTTTCTGAATTTGAATTAGTTTTGAGAAATTTGGCGAATACACCTGAATTAGTTAGTAAAATGAGTCGGAAGTCACTAGATGCTTCAAATTATTATTCAGAGGATAATCTAGCTAAGATATGGTACGACTTTTACTATCAGCAGACTGAGATGGTGAAGTAA